A DNA window from Nicotiana sylvestris unplaced genomic scaffold, ASM39365v2 Un00007, whole genome shotgun sequence contains the following coding sequences:
- the LOC138884611 gene encoding uncharacterized protein, producing the protein MGQHYPVSAKLILPYKDNMAEYEACILGLNMAVDMNIQELLVIGDIDLLVHRELRRWFTKIRFRHVPRIQNDFANALATLSSMIQHPDKIYIDPIPVRIHNQNAYCAHVEEEADGKPWFHYINEYLSKGEYPEHANHIQKCTLRRLSNHFFHSRGSLYKRTPNLGLLWCVDTKEASKLLEDVHAGTCGLHMNGFVLAMKILRAGYFWMTMETDCIQHVRKCFQSQVHSDMTKEPPNKINATSSPWPFAA; encoded by the exons ATgggccagcattatccggtatctgccaaaCTCATACTTCCCTACAAagacaacatggcagaatatgaagcctgcatattagggctcaacatggcagttgacatgaacattcaggagttgttaGTGATCGGCGATatagatttgcttgtgcaccgg GAATTGAGAAGGTGGTTCACGAAAATAagattccgacatgtgcccagaattcagaatgactTCGCCAatgcattagccactttgtcatcaatgatacaacatccagataagatctatattgatcccattccggtgaggatccataatcaaaatgcatattgtgctcatgtcgaggaagaagcagatggaaagccttggttccattaTATCAAcgagtacttatcaaaaggagaatatccggagcatgcaaatcacattcagaaatgcacgctccggagattgtcaaatcacttcttccatagcAGAGGGagcttgtacaaaagaactccgaATTTGGGTTTGCTATGGTGTGTCGACACAAAggaggcttctaagctacttgaggatgtgcatgctgggacctgtggtctgcacatgaatggttttgttctggCCATGAAGATACttagggcaggttacttttggatgaccatggagacggattgtattcagcatgtccgcaaatgctttcaatctCAAGTACATTCCGACATGACAAAAGAGCCACCAAACAAgatcaatgcaacaagctcgccttggccatttgccgcctga